The nucleotide window GGGCAGGGTGGTGAGGGCGGGGGCATTGGTGAGGCGGTCGCACCAGAAGGCAAGGCCGGCTTGGTCCGGGGCCTCCGTAGCCTGCCGGTGGGCATAGGCGAGGTAGGATCCCGCCGGCGGCAGCGCGGGTGCGGATCCGGCGGCGCGCGCGGTGTAGGCGGCGGCGAGTTCCTCGCTGAGAAGGGCGAGGGACCAGCCGTCGCAGATCAGGTGGTGGAGCGTGACGAGCAGTTCGTCCCGCCCGTCCGGACGACGCACCAGCAGGGCGCGGGCAAGGGGCGCGGCGCCGAGGTCGAACGGTGCTTCCGCATGGGTCTTGGCGAGGGCGGCATAATGGGCGCCGTCCGTGTCGTCGCCAAGGTCGGCGTCGGCGAGGGGCAAATCGGCGGCGGCCAATTCCTCCTGCACCGCATCGCCGTCCTCCATGCGCAGGAAGCGTGTGCGCAGCGCCCCGTGGCGGGCCACCAGGTCCTGAAGCGCGGCGGCGAGTGCGTCACGGTCGACCGGCGCCTCAAAGCGGATGCCGCCGGCCACGTGATAGGCGGACCGGCTCGCCGCACCAGCGGCGACCTCGCAGAGGAACCACATGCGTCGCTGCGCGGGGGTCAGCGGCGCCGGGCCATCCGGGGTGGTAACGGGTGCAACGAAATCGGGCTTAGCCGCCCCGATCTGCTCCAAAGCGGCGGCGAGGCGGCCGAGGGTGGGATGGCGGAACAGCTCCGCCACGGGCACATCCAGCCCGAGCGCGGCGAGGCGCGCGCGCACCCGCATGGCCTCCACCGAATTGCCGCCGAGGGCAAAGAAATGGCTGTCGGCTGTGAGGTCCTGCCGACCCAGCACCTCCGACCAGATGGCGGCAAGCTTGTCCGCCATGGCGCTGAGGGCGGGCGCGACCGGCGTCATGGGAGCGATTTCGCCGGTCCGGTCCTCCAGCACGCCGTCGCGCAGGATGGCGAAGGCGTCGAGGGTGCCATCCTGATAGCCCCGCGCCACGGCGCTGCGCTGCAGCTTGCCGCTGGAGGTGCGCGGCAGCGCGCCGGGCTCCAGCAGCACCACCACCCGCGCCGGTTCGAGGAAGGCGTCGCCCACCACCTCGGCCACCAGCGCCGCAATGCTTTGCGCCGACACGGTCTTGCGGGTGCGGCGGGAGATTTCCACGGCGACGCCGATGCCCTCGCCATCGTCGCAGGCCACCGGGAATGCGGCGATGCGGCCCTGCCGCACCAGATCCACCTCCCGCTCGATCACCTCCTCGATGTCGTGGGGGTAAAGGTTCTGGCCGCGGATGATGATGAGGTCCTTGGCTCGGCCCGCCAGATAAAGCTGTCCGCCGGAGAGGAAGCCGAGGTCGCCGGTGCGCAGCGCCCGAACGCCTTCGATTTCGGGGAAGGTGGCGGCGGTGGCGGCGGGGTTGTTCCAGTAGCCTTGGGCGATGCTGGGGCCGAAGGCCACCACCTCGCCCACCCGGCCCTCGGGCACCGGCGCGCCGGTGGCGGGATCGAGGATGCGCATGCCGTGGTCGTCCGCCGGCGCGCCGCAGGCGACCACGCGCACCGCTTCAGGGTCTTGGCCAGGCTGCGCTTCGCCCTCGGCCAGCCGCGTGGCGTCGAACCCGGGGGCCTTCAGGCCGTCGCCCCGCCGCTGGGCGGTGACGAACAAGGTCGCCTCGGCAAGGCCGTAGCAGGGATGCACCGCCCGGGCGTCAAAGCCCAGCGGAGCGAAGCGAGCGGCGAAGGCTTCCATGGTGGAGGCGCGCACCGGCTCGGAGCCGGAATAGGCGACCTTCCAGGACGAGAGATCGAGCCCCTGCACCTGCGCCGGATCGATGCGCTCGACGCACATGCGATAGGCGAAGTCCGGCCCGCCGCTGACCTCCGAGCGGAAGCGCGACAGGGCCTCCAGCCAACGCACCGGCCGGGCGAGGAAATGGCGCGGCGACATGAGAATGCAGGCGGCGCCATTGAACAGCGGCTGCAGCAGCCCGCCGATCAGGCCCATGTCGTGATAGAGCGGCAGCCAGCTCAGGATGGTCTTGTCCGGCTGGATCGAGAAGCCGGCGCGGATGGCGATTTCGTTGGCGATGAGGTTGCCGTGGCTCACCATCACGCCCTTGGGGGTGGAGGTGGAGCCGGAAGTGTATTGCAGGAAGGCAATATCGGACGGGCGGGGCCGTCGCAGAGCGAAGCCGTCTCCGTCGCCATCCGCCACCTCCTCCACGCTCAGCACCGCCGTGCCCGTCTGGGCGGCGAGAAGGCTCTCCGCCGCCGCGCGGTCGCCGGCATGGACGAGTGCGATGGCGGCGCCGCAATCGCGCGCCATGGCGGCAAGGCGGGCCTGGTGCTGGGGCCGGTTGGCCTCGGGCGGGAAGGCGGGAACGGCGATCAGCCCGGCATAAAGACAACCGAAGAAGGCGCCCACATAGTCAAGGCCGGTTTCGAGCAGCAGCAGCACCCGCGCGCCCGGCTCCGCATGGTCAGCCAGCCGCGCGGCGAAGGCCCGCGCCCGCGCGTCGAGGGCGGCGTAGCTCACCTCGCGTTCGCCGTCGCGCGGGTCATCCAGCAGGTGCAGCGCCAGCGCCTCGCCCTGGCGGATTGCCAAGTCGGCAAGGTGGGTCGCCATGTCGGCGGACGGGACGGCGGAGGCGAGGAGCATGGGTGGCTGCGGCAGGCGATTCACCGGGCGGCTCCGTTGCCGCCCGCGTTGGCGGCCTTTTCGCCGTCCATGGCCCGGCGCAGGCTCAGGGGGCGCATGTCGGTCCAGATCTGCTCCACGTGCGCGAGGCAGGCGGCCTTGGTGCCGGTGAAGCCGGCGTCACTCCAGCCGGCGGGCACGGGCCGGTGCAGCGGCCAGATGGAGTACATGTCTTCGTCGTTGCGGACCACTCGGAACACCGCGTTCTCGTCATCGAATGCCATGGCAACCTTCGCACCCGTCCGGGCGGATCATGGCCGGCGCCCTGCCGATGGGTGGGTGCGCCGGGCCGTAAGTGGGGGCCTCAAATGGGGGTCGACTGGAAGACGAACGAGGGCTCGGGAAATTTAGGGTCCTCGCGCCGCGCATCATCGTCGGCGCCGGTGCGCGCATCGCCGGTGATCTGCCCGTTCTCCATGTGCACGATGCGGTCGCCGCAATCGAAATAGCGGTCGTCGTGGGAGATCACGAGCACGCTCTTGCCCAGCGCCTTCAGCTCCGGCAGCAGCTCGCGGTAGAATACGCCCTTGAAGGCAGGGTCCTGGTCTGCCGCCCATTCGTCGAACACCAGGAAGGGGCGGTCCTCCAGCACGGCGGCGACGAGGGCGAGGCGCTTGCGCTGGCCGGTGGAGAGATCGCGGGTGGAGAAGTGCCCGTCATCCACGCTCACCTTGTGGGTCAGGGCGAGCCGCGAGATCAGCCGGTTGGCGCGGGCGTCGAGGTCCGGCGCCCCTGACAGGCCGATCAGGCTCTCGAACAGGTGGAAGTCGCCGAACACGGCTGAGAACAGGGCGCGCTGCGTGCTCCGGCTGGTATCGTCGACGATGGCGCCATTGAGCCGCACCGTGCCGCTCTCCGGCGCGTAGAGGCCGGTGACGAGCTTGGCAAGGGTGGTCTTGCCGGAGCCGTTGCCGCCCACCAGAAACACGATTTCCCCCGGCGCGAAGGCGATGTCCACGGGGCCGAGGCGGAACATCTCCGCCGTCCGCTCGTCCCAATAGGCGTGGGTGACGGCCTCGAAGGCGAGGCTCGCGAACGGCGCGGGCGGGGCCGGCTCCGTGTCGCGGGTGGCAAGGGCCGCCTCGGTTTCGGCAAGGCGCTGGCCGGCGACGCGGGCGACCGCCAGCCGGGGCAGGTCCTCCATCACGGCGGCGAGCGGCCCGATGAGGAACAGCAGCACCACCGCATAGCCGGTGGCCACCGTGCCGCCGCCGGTGAACACGAACAGCACGAGGCCGATGAAGCCGAACACGATCAGGCTGCCCCAGGCGGAGCCGAGCGCCAGCAGGGTGATGCCGTGGGTGCGAGCGCGCCGCACGGTCTCGATGGCGGCGCCCAGATGGCGGGTGCGGAAATCCTCGGCCTTGGCGCGGTTGAGCTTCAGCTCTTTGGTGCCGAGCACCAGCGCCGACAGGTGGGCAAACAGCGTGTCCTGCCGCCCGCCCGCATGCTCCAGATGATGTCGCGCCCGCCTCGCCACCAGCATGTAGCCGGCAACTCCCAGCGCCATCATCCCCGCCGCGCCGACAAACAGCGGCAGGGACAGCCAGGCGAGATAGAAGAGGCAGCCGGAGATGGCGACGGCATTGGTGAACAGCACCGGCAGCCGCACCACCACGGTGGCGAGGGTGAACACATCGTCGGTGATGAGGGCCTGCAGCCGCGCCGGCCCCACCTGCTCCACCGCGCGCAGGGGCGCGGCTTCCACCCGCTCGGCGATGCGGCTGCGCAGGCGGGCCAGCACCTCTTGCCCGAGCCGGCCGAACAGGATGCCGGACGCCGTCTGCAGCGCCACCGTCACCACCGCGACCGCCGCGAAGACGAGGCCCAGTGTCGCAAGGTCCGACCCGTCGGAGGCCAGCGCCATGTTGATGAGGATGATCAGGGCGACAGCGGCGACGCCGCTCAGCAGGCTGGTGGCCACGGCGGTGGAGAATTCCACCGGGTTCTGCCCGAACACGAAGCCCAGAAGCGAGAAGCCGCTCTCCTGCGGGGGCCGCGATGCGGCGTTGGCAGCGTCCGCGGCGACGGGCGCGGGTGACGGGCCCATGTGTGTTCGGCTCCCTCGATGGCTTTGGAGCGCGAGCCCGGCAAATTGAATCAATTTGCGCGGTGAATCGCCCTCCAAACTTAAGGTCTGGAGCCCGGACGTGACCGGGCCTGAAGCTGAAGACGCTCAAGGGGCGCAGAAATTTAGTGGTGCCGGGCCGCCCGCCGCCGCCGCGCCGGACAAGTTGCGAAATGTTCCTAAATTGGCGCCCGGCGCATTCGTCTTAGCTCCTGAAACCCGTTCGTCGACCGGAGGGACAGGACGCCATGGCCGCTGGAGAGATCGTCGTCGAGCATCGCGAGGGCGAGGGCATCGTGGCCCGGTGCGAGGACGGCTCGCGCCTTGCCCTGGCACCCGACGCGGCGACGGGCGGCGTTGTGCTGTCGGATGTCCGCGCGGCGGATGGCGCAACGGCCTTCAGCCTGCTGCTGCGGGCGCTGGAGCAGGCCACTGCCCTGCGGCCCGCGCCGGTGCCGCTGCCCGTTTCCGGGCTGGATGCGGACAGGAGCGCGCTTGCGGCGGCGCTCAGGTCGCGCCTTCTCGCCGAAGGGCTCGCGGCCGGGGGCGGCGCGGTGCTCGATGTGTTCCCGGAGGCGCTGTGGCAGCAGGCCGAGCTGTGGCTGCCGCAGGCGCGCCCGCCGTTCGCGCAGCGCTTCGCCCTCACCCAGGGCCGACGCCACCCGGTGCGGCCGCCGAAGCCGGCAGGCATTGTCTACACGCGCTTTATTCCCTGGCTCGGCACGCGCTTCGAGCTGCGGACGGTGGACGTGGCCACCGACCTTGCGCGCTTCAGCCGCTGGATGAACGATCCCCGCGTCGCCGAGATCTGGGACGAGGCCGGCGATCTTGCCAAGCACCGCGCCTATCTCGAGGGGTTCGCGGCCGACCCCCACATGCTGCCGCTCATGGGGACGGTGGATGGCGTGCCGTTCGCCTATTTTGAGGTCTATTGGGCCAAGGAAAACCGCATCGCGCCCTTCTACGATGCCGGCGACCATGATCGCGGCTGGCACGTGCTGGTGGGCGAGGACGCCTTCCGCGGGCGGGCCTATGTGGCGACCTGGCTGCCCTCCCTCATGCACTTCATTTTCCTCGATGATCCGCGCACCCAGCGCATCGTCGGCGAGCCGCGCTCCGACCATCACCAGCAACTGCGCAACCTAGAGCGGTCGGGGTTTGCGCGGATGAGCACATTCGATTTCCCGCACAAGCGGGCCGCCCTGGTGATGCTGCTGCGCGAGCGCTTCTTCGGCGATCGCCTGTTCGTGCCCGGTGGGGGCCTGCCGGTTGCGGCGCTGGCGGAGAAGGCACCGCCGCCGCGCGTTTTTGCCGAGGCGTGACAGGCTTTTAAGCTCGTCGTCGTCGCGGCGTCGGGACCCGTTCTTGAATTCGCATTTCGCATCAGGAAACGCACCATGACCTTTAGCGAGAGCCGCCCATTGCCCGCCACCCGTCGCCCTGTTGAGCCGAAATCCGAAGGCGAGGACGGGATCCACGACCTCATCGGCGTGGGCTTCGGCCCGTCCAACCTTGCCATCGCCATTGCGCTGGCCGGAATGGGAGATGTCGGGGTCTCGACCCATTTTATCGAGAAGCAGCAGAGCTTTGTCTGGCATGGCGGCATGCTGCTGCCGGGCAGCGACATGCAGATCTCCTTCCTGAAGGATCTGGCCCTGCCGCGCGATCCCTCCAGCCCTTTCACCTTTCTCGCCTATCTGCACGAGAAGGGCCGGCTGATGGACTTCATCAACCAGAAGACGTTCTTCCCCAGTCGCCTGGAATTCAATGACTATCTGCGCTGGGCGGCGCGCCGCTTCGACGCTTGCGTGAGCTATGGCGAGGAGGTGGTGGCGCTGGAGCCGGAGGTGTCCGGCGGAACGGTGGACGTGGTGCGGGTGGTCTCGCGAGGGGTGGACGGACGCTCGAAGGTGCGGCGGGCGCGCAATGTGGCGCTGGCCACCGGGGGCACCCCGCGGGTGCCGGAGCTGTTCGCGCCGTTCCGCAGCGTGCCGCGCATCTTTCATTCGGCCGCATACCTCTCGAACATCGACACGTTCGGGTTCGACACGCACCCCGCCCCGCGCATCGCGGTGGTGGGCGCGGCGCAGAGCGCGGCGGAAATCTTCCTCGACCTGTCCGCCCGCTTTCCCAATGGCCATGTGGACATGATCGTGCGCGGCCACGCCCTGCGCCCCTCCGACGACACTCCCTTCGTGAACGAGATCTTCAACCCGGACTTCACCGACTTCATCTTCCACCAGAGCGAACCCCGGCGGCGGGCGCTGATCGCCGACTTCAAGAGCACGAATTACTCGGTGGTAGACGCGGACCTCATCGCCCGGATCTACAGCCTGCTCTACCAGCAGAAGGTGAGCGGGGAGGAGCGCCACCAGGTCCGCCGCCTCACCCAGGTGACGCGGGTAGCGGAGGCGGAAGGGGGCATCGTGCTGGACCTCTCCATCGGTCCGGAGGGGACCGAGGGGCGGGCCGTCTATGATGCCGTCGTGCTCGCCACCGGCTATGCCCGCGACAGCGGCCGGGCGCTGCTCGCCGGGCTGGAGCCTTATGTCACCGTCGGCGCGGTGGGGCGCGACTATCGCCTTGCCACCGCCCCGGGGTTCCGACCTTCGGTGTTCATCCAGGGCACCAATGAGAGCACCCACGGCCTCAGCGACACCCTGCTCTCGGTCCTCGCCACCCGGGGCCAGGAGATCGCCGATGCGGTGCTGGCCGCCCGCTCGGCTTCGGGGGCTTCTGTAGCACCGGTGCGGCGCCAGATGGGGCGCGCGTAGGGCATCCTTCCCGTCAGCTGACCCGATGACAGGCCCCTCGCATCGCGGCAGCCGAAGTCCGCCTCGGCCGGGGCGGCGGTGGGCTGCCGCCTCGCCGGCCTTTCAGGCCTTTCCCCCGCGGGCATTCGCGCCCTTGACGCCCCGACGGCCCGAAGTCGGCCGCAATTGGCCCTGATCGTGCGCCGCGCATGACGCAGATCGCCCCGCCCGCCCGCCGCAGCTCCAAAAACCCGGTCGTCACCGCGCTGCGGTTTGCCTTCCGAGTGGTGTGCGGCGTGGTCATCCTGCTCGACGAGCTGGTGCGGCCGCTTTACCGCCCGCTCATCCGCCGCATCGCCGAACTGCGTCTCATGCAGGCGTTCGAGGGATGGGTCGCCCGGCGCTCGCCCTATCTGGTGCTGGTGCTCATCGGCGTGCCCTATATCGTGGTGGAGCCGCTGAAGTTTCTGGCGCTGATCGGGATCGCCAACGGCCACGGGAAGGTGGGCGTGTTGGCCTTCCTCCTCGCCAATCTGGTGAGCTTCGTCCTCATCGAGCGCATCTTCAGCGCCGGGAAGGCGCAGCTCATGACCTTGCGGCCCATGGCCTGGCTGATCACGACCGCGGGCGCCGTGCGCGCCTCCGTGGTGAGCTGGCTGCGCCTCGCCGAGCTCAAGGCGCGGCTGCGGGTCCTGGCGCGATGGGCCCGCCTGCATCTGCGCTGAGGCTACCCAGCAGATCGTCGCCACCGCCGAGCATATGGCCGAACCGGTGTGCTGACGACGGGGCGGACGATGCGACTCTGCAAGAGAAGCGCCCGGGAGAAGCGCGCCGGACTGGTCGAGGAGACGCTTCGCCCCGTCATCGTCCTGCGGGAGGGGCACACCCTGCAAGACACCGAGGCTGAGGTGGCCCCGGCGCGGCTCGTGGACGGGTGGATCGGCGAGGCGACCGCCGGGCGGGGTTCCCCTTCGAGACCATCCGGATCCACTGAAAGCTGATCTCAGCAAAACACCCGCCGATGCAAACCGGCGGGCTTTCGCCTGTCCGTGTCTGCCCGCCAAACATGACGCCGCCGGACGCTGGGGAGCGTCCGGCGGCGTCGGATTGCAGGCTGTCCGCGGCGGGATGCGCCGGCAGGCTCAGGCCTTCTTGAGGGCGGCCAGGACCTTGTCGATGCCGGCGATGGCCACCTTCACGCTCACCTGGCGACCGTCGATCAGGTAGAAGCTGACGGTCGCCTCCTTGGCGGCGGAGAGGTCGTTGGCGAAGGCCTGATCGTAGGAAATGGAAGCCTCGCACTCAGCCTGGGCGCAAGTCTGGAAGGCGAGGCGCCGCACGTTCTGTCCAAGTGTGAAGTCCACGCCCTCGCGCACGAGCACGCCGGTGGGGGTGGTGATGGCGAGGGTCGGCACATCCTTGCCGTCGCGGCCGACCTTGAGCACCAGCACGGCGCGGTTGGTCTTGGCGTCGGTGACGCGCATGGTGGCCCAGCAGGTCTTCTTGGCGGTCTTGGCGCCGGCCGCCGGGGGCAGCTCCTGGCAGGTCAGGATCCAGCTGTCGAAGCGCTGGGTCTCGGTCTTCACCGGCCCGGTCGGGGCGGCGGGCGCCGCCGGCTGGGCCGTGCGCTGCTGCTGTTGCTGCTGCGCCTCGGCGGCGGAGATGGCCACCAGCCAGGTGGCGGCCAGCATCACGGCGGCGCCGGCGCCAAGCACCGCGCCGATGCGAAGGGAAAAGGATCTGGAAGCGGTCACGGACGTCTCCGACATCTCGCACTCAGGCGAAGTGGATCGCGGTTCTCGTGAAGACGGGCCGTCTCCGATCAGCCTGCGAGAGGACCGATCGGCCTGCCCTTGAGGTGGGAAAGGCGGCGTGCCGGAGCACGCCGCCTCATTTCGACCCGGATGGGCGATCTCACCACTGGTAGCGAACGCCACCCTTCGCGCTGCCGGCGACATAGCTCTCGCCGAACTTGATGTCGGCGTTGGTGAAGCCGTTCCAGCCGCTGTCCTTGGCGAAGTAGTTCAGGCCCAAGCCAACCTCGCCGAACAGCCCGTTGAAGCTGTCCACCGTGGTGAAGGGGACGCCGGGGTTGTAGATCGTGACCGCGTTGTCGCCGAGGAACTCGTACCACAGGCGACCGGTGAGGCTGGCCTCGATCCGGTAGGTGGCCGCGTCGTAGGCGGTGGCCCCGACCCGGGCGCCGATGGCACCCCGCAGGCTGTCGTTGTTTCCGAAGTCCACCAGCGTACCGGGCACGATGCTGAGGTTCGAAATGTTGGTGTTCACGTAGCTGAGGGTGGCCAGGCCATCCACGAAGCCCGAGGTGCCCCACTTGTAGAAGCGGTAGCCGGTATCGACCACGAAGCCGTAGTTCTTGGCATCCGGGGACTGCCCGAAGTAGCCCGCCCCGACGAGGGTGGGAGCCTGGTAGTCCATGGACAGGAAGTCGGCCTTGAACAGGGCGTCGAGGAACCAGTTGTTGTTCAGGTAGGTGGCGTAGACGCCGACCGTGCCGCCCGTGTAGTTCGCCGTGGAGGGCGAGCCCGAGAAGTTGAGGTCGGAGGCCACGTAGCCGCCGAGGACACCGAACACCACCGCGTCGTTCGAGTTGAACACGCCTTCCTTGCCGAAGTCGGCGCCGGCCATGAACCCGTAGATGTTCTGGTTGTAGCCAGTGTCGAAGCCGTAGGCGCGGCCGTAGGCGGCGTAGTTGTCGGAGGCGTCACGCGAGCCCCAGCTGCCGATCACCTTGCCCCAGACACCGGGGGTGACGGAGGCCGGCGCACCGTTGACGGTCTTGATGCCTTCCTTGGTGACGAGGGTCGTGGTCGTGCCCTGCAGGTAGGTGCGCAGGTCGGCCTGGCGGTCGAGCCACACACCGGTGGTCTCCTGCCAGATGGCCTGGGCGCCGGTGACCAGCTTCGGTAGTTCGAACACTTCCTGGTCGGGCAGGCCGACGAGGTACTGGTCGTTGCCGATGGCAACGAGGTCGTAGAAGAACAGGCCCTTGTCGATCACGCCGCCGAACTTGGAGCTGTAGTTGGTCGAGGCCGAGGAGATCACGAAGCTCGCAGTCTCGCCGGGGGTGTTCTTGCCGTAGGTGACGCCGGTCGGGTCGACCACGTCCACCACCTTGATGCCCGCGAGGTTCCAGGCGCCGGCACCGGTGTTGACGTCGTGGATCACCAGCTGGGTCTGGCCGGGGGTGACGAGGCCGACGATGTCGTTCCCGTTCACGTCGCGGCCGCCCACCTGAAGGATGTCCGAGGTGGAGCCGGCGGCACCGACGAAGGTGTCGAGGCCCACCGCGCTGTTGCCGACGCCGTTGAACACGCCGCTCACGTAGGTCACGTCGCGGGCGCCGTTCCAGGCGATCTGGCCGGGGGCTTCGTCCCGAAGGTCGAGCAGGCCGGCGCCCACATAGGCGGCATCGCCGTTGTTGAAGGTCTCGAGGCTGTAGAAGGAGGTGGTCTCAGCCACGGCGCCCTGGAGCGCGGTGACGATCCGGCCCGGATTGTTGACCGTGTCGTTGCCGCCGCCGAAGTAGTTGTTGCCGACGGTGACCCAGGTGTTGGAGCTGAAGTTGTTGAAGATGTCGTCGTTGCCGGTGAGGCCGACGCGACCGATGATGGTGCCGTAGTTGTTGATGGTGGTGGCGCCGACGTCGGTGTCGATGACGATGTCGCTGGCGGCGGTGATGAGGTCGCCGTTGAAGAAGGACCAGGAGGCGACGGTGCTGTTCGCCCCCACGGTGATGTTGGTGGCATCGTCGCTGCGCACCGAGATCACCGCGTTGGACCAGC belongs to Xanthobacter autotrophicus Py2 and includes:
- a CDS encoding MbtH domain protein (PFAM: MbtH domain protein~KEGG: bam:Bamb_1530 MbtH domain protein), producing the protein MAFDDENAVFRVVRNDEDMYSIWPLHRPVPAGWSDAGFTGTKAACLAHVEQIWTDMRPLSLRRAMDGEKAANAGGNGAAR
- a CDS encoding cyclic peptide transporter (TIGRFAM: cyclic peptide transporter~PFAM: ABC transporter related~SMART: AAA ATPase~KEGG: nmu:Nmul_A1823 cyclic peptide transporter); the protein is MGPSPAPVAADAANAASRPPQESGFSLLGFVFGQNPVEFSTAVATSLLSGVAAVALIILINMALASDGSDLATLGLVFAAVAVVTVALQTASGILFGRLGQEVLARLRSRIAERVEAAPLRAVEQVGPARLQALITDDVFTLATVVVRLPVLFTNAVAISGCLFYLAWLSLPLFVGAAGMMALGVAGYMLVARRARHHLEHAGGRQDTLFAHLSALVLGTKELKLNRAKAEDFRTRHLGAAIETVRRARTHGITLLALGSAWGSLIVFGFIGLVLFVFTGGGTVATGYAVVLLFLIGPLAAVMEDLPRLAVARVAGQRLAETEAALATRDTEPAPPAPFASLAFEAVTHAYWDERTAEMFRLGPVDIAFAPGEIVFLVGGNGSGKTTLAKLVTGLYAPESGTVRLNGAIVDDTSRSTQRALFSAVFGDFHLFESLIGLSGAPDLDARANRLISRLALTHKVSVDDGHFSTRDLSTGQRKRLALVAAVLEDRPFLVFDEWAADQDPAFKGVFYRELLPELKALGKSVLVISHDDRYFDCGDRIVHMENGQITGDARTGADDDARREDPKFPEPSFVFQSTPI
- a CDS encoding hypothetical protein (KEGG: reh:H16_B1681 siderophore biosynthesis related protein/acetyltransferase or N-acetylase of ribosomal proteins (CO); translation: MAAGEIVVEHREGEGIVARCEDGSRLALAPDAATGGVVLSDVRAADGATAFSLLLRALEQATALRPAPVPLPVSGLDADRSALAAALRSRLLAEGLAAGGGAVLDVFPEALWQQAELWLPQARPPFAQRFALTQGRRHPVRPPKPAGIVYTRFIPWLGTRFELRTVDVATDLARFSRWMNDPRVAEIWDEAGDLAKHRAYLEGFAADPHMLPLMGTVDGVPFAYFEVYWAKENRIAPFYDAGDHDRGWHVLVGEDAFRGRAYVATWLPSLMHFIFLDDPRTQRIVGEPRSDHHQQLRNLERSGFARMSTFDFPHKRAALVMLLRERFFGDRLFVPGGGLPVAALAEKAPPPRVFAEA
- a CDS encoding L-ornithine 5-monooxygenase (L-ornithine N5-oxygenase) (KEGG: bbt:BBta_1093 L-ornithine 5-monooxygenase (L-ornithine N5-oxygenase)), which codes for MTFSESRPLPATRRPVEPKSEGEDGIHDLIGVGFGPSNLAIAIALAGMGDVGVSTHFIEKQQSFVWHGGMLLPGSDMQISFLKDLALPRDPSSPFTFLAYLHEKGRLMDFINQKTFFPSRLEFNDYLRWAARRFDACVSYGEEVVALEPEVSGGTVDVVRVVSRGVDGRSKVRRARNVALATGGTPRVPELFAPFRSVPRIFHSAAYLSNIDTFGFDTHPAPRIAVVGAAQSAAEIFLDLSARFPNGHVDMIVRGHALRPSDDTPFVNEIFNPDFTDFIFHQSEPRRRALIADFKSTNYSVVDADLIARIYSLLYQQKVSGEERHQVRRLTQVTRVAEAEGGIVLDLSIGPEGTEGRAVYDAVVLATGYARDSGRALLAGLEPYVTVGAVGRDYRLATAPGFRPSVFIQGTNESTHGLSDTLLSVLATRGQEIADAVLAARSASGASVAPVRRQMGRA
- a CDS encoding hypothetical protein (KEGG: atc:AGR_L_450 hypothetical protein), encoding MTQIAPPARRSSKNPVVTALRFAFRVVCGVVILLDELVRPLYRPLIRRIAELRLMQAFEGWVARRSPYLVLVLIGVPYIVVEPLKFLALIGIANGHGKVGVLAFLLANLVSFVLIERIFSAGKAQLMTLRPMAWLITTAGAVRASVVSWLRLAELKARLRVLARWARLHLR
- a CDS encoding Invasion associated locus B family protein (PFAM: Invasion associated locus B family protein), whose protein sequence is MTASRSFSLRIGAVLGAGAAVMLAATWLVAISAAEAQQQQQQRTAQPAAPAAPTGPVKTETQRFDSWILTCQELPPAAGAKTAKKTCWATMRVTDAKTNRAVLVLKVGRDGKDVPTLAITTPTGVLVREGVDFTLGQNVRRLAFQTCAQAECEASISYDQAFANDLSAAKEATVSFYLIDGRQVSVKVAIAGIDKVLAALKKA